CACGAGAGCGTGTGCGCGTGGTTGTGCGGGTCGATCCACGGGACGTTCAACAGCTCCGTCGGGAGTTCGGGGTCCGATTCGTCGAGGTGCGCGGCGTCGGTCGGACGGACCGTGGCATGGGGCGCGGTCATGAACGCCCCGTCGTGGCCCGGCCACTTAGCGTTTTACAGGTTGGTAAAACTTTATTATGCGCCCGACTGACACACGGATATGACACTGTTGATCGGGACAGACTTCGGGCTGTACCGGACCGACGACGTCCCCTTCGAGCGCGACGACCTCGACCCCGTCCTCGACTGCGGGGTCGTCACCGCCGTGAAGTCGTGGGACCACACCGAGGGCGTGTTCGTCGCGTCCTCCGAGGGCGCGTACCGCTCGCTCGACGGCGGGGAGACGTGGACCGACCTCGACGTCCCGCTCGGCGACCGCTTCTGGCACGCCGGCCAGAGCGAGGTGTGGTCGATCCTCGCGACCGCGGACGGCGCGCTGTACGCCGGCACGAACGACCCGTACGTGTTCCGTTCGGTCGACGGCGGGGAGACGTGGACCGAACAGAAGGGGTTCCGCGAACTGCCCTCGCGGGGCCACTGGGAGTCGCCGATCGACCCCCACTACGCGCGCCTCCGCGCGCTGGAGGCGGTCCCCGGCCGCCCCGAGACCCTGATCGCGGGCGTCGAGGCCGGCGGGATCCACGTCAGCCGCGACGGCGGGCGGACGTGGACCGACCACCGCGACGCCATCGTCGACGACGTACATCAGGTCCTCCCGATTTCGGAGGACGTGTGGCTGGCGGCGACGGGGTACCTCGACCACGACCTCGAAAACCTCGGCCTCGGCCACGCGGTCGGCGAGGGCGGCCTCTGGCGGACCACCGACGCCGGCGAGTCGTGGGACCGACTCGACGTCGGCAGCGACTTCTCGTACATCCGCCGGGTGTTCGTCCACGACGGCCGGGTGATCTTCTGCGGCGGCGAGGAGGCCCCGCCGGCGTGGGTGAACGACGACCACGAGGTCGCGCTGTTCGAGTCGACGAACTTCGGCCGCGACTTCGAGCGCGTCTCCTTCCCCGGCGAACCCCACGAGATCATCGAGACGTGGGCGGTCCACGACGGCGACGTGGTCTGCGGCTCCGGGCTCTTCGACGTGCCGGACGAGCGTGACGACGTGGAGGGGCGGATCATGCGCCGCCTCGACGGCGACGGCGACGAGGGCCCGACCTACGAGACGGTCGGCCGCGTCGACGCGAACGTCAGCCGGATCGAGGTGGTGTGAATGGCGGACGAATCTCCTCCCTCCGACGAATCCGCCTCGGAGTCGGCGGCCGACGACGCCGGCCGCGACGCCCCCTCCCTGCTCGGGCGCTCGCTGTACGGCGGGGTGCTGGCGTACATGGCGTACGACGGGTTCAAGAGCAACGACAAGCGCGTCGCGGTCGCCGAGGAGAAGGGCGTCCCGATGCCCGACCACCTCGTTCCGTTCGTCACCGGGATGCTGTTCGTCGCCAACCTCGGCATCGTCCTCTGGCGGCTCCCGCGGGCGGCCGCGGGCGCGCTCGTGGTCTTCTTCCTCGGGACGACCCCCGCGATCCACGACTTCTGGACGATGGAGGGGAAAGAGCGGCAGGGCAACAAGATCAACTTCCTGAAGAACCTCGCGCTGCTCGGCGGCGCGATCGTCTTCCTCGACGCTGCGAGCGGGCGCGACGGCGAGGCGGGAAGCGACGAGGCGGGAAGCGACGAGGCGGGAAGCGACGAGGCGGGCGGCGAAGACGCCGACGGGGAGTGACGCCGCCGCGCCGAAACGCGACACCGCTCACCCATCGCGTCGTGGGGTTCTCCCAGATCGTTTCCGGTTCCTGATAGTACGCCGTCCGGATCCGGGAATTTCGGGTTCGTCCGGCGTCGACGCCGCGGATCGGCGGTGTCTGACGCAGTTCTTAAGTGACCGCGGCGTGGACTCTACCGTAATTCCCCGAACGGGCGTCGAGCGCTCGGAGTGAGCGCCGTCGAGACCGACGAACGCGGTGTTCGGGAAAACCACACACGGACTGGAGGTCAAGATGGGACTGCTCACGAATCTCAGAGACAGCATATCGCGGGTCACGGACGGCCTGTTCGCGGCCGACGAGCCCAAGCGGATCGGGATCTACGGACCGCCGAACGCCGGTAAAACGACCCTCGCAAACCGGATCGCACGCGACTGGACGGGTGACGCCGTCGGCCCAGAGAGCCACATCCCCCACGAGACTCGCCGGGCCCGCCGGAAGGAGGGCGTGGAGATCGAGCGCAACGGGCGGACGGTCACCATCGACATCGTCGACACCCCCGGGGTGACGACGAAGGTCGACTACAAGGAGTTCCTCGACCACGACATGGAGAAAGACGACGCCGTCCGCCGGTCGCGCGAGGCGACCGAGGGCGTCGCGGAGGCGATGCACTGGCTCCGCGAGGACGTCGACGGCGTCATCTACGTGCTCGACTCGACGACGGACCCGTTCACGCAGGTGAACACGATGCTGATCGGGATCATCGAGTCGCAGGACCTCCCCGCGCTCATCCTCGCCAACAAGACGGACCTGCCGGGAGCGGACGTCCAGCAGATCGCGAACGCCTTCCCGCAACACGAGACGATCCCGCTGTCCGCGCTGGAGGGCGACAACATGGACGAAGTGTACACCAAGATAGCGGAGTACTTCGGCTGATGCCCGGGCCCAAAGCCAACGTCGACGCCGCGGACGACGACCCGGACGACTCCGGCGACGGCGTCCGGATCGACATGATAAGCGGCGCGCGGATGGAGGGGCTCACGAGCATGGAGAAGATCCGGCTCATCCTCGACGGCGTCCGCGACGGCAACATCGTCATCCTCGAAGAGGGGCTCTCGCCCGACGAGGAGTCGAAGCTCATCGAGGTGACGATGACCGAGATCAGTCCCGACGACTTCACCGGGATCGAGATCGAGACCTACCCGAAGGCCGAGGCCGGCGACCAGAGCTTCCTCGACAAGCTGATGGGCCGCGAGTCGACCCAGAAGCTCACCGTGATCGGCCCGGCGAACCGGATCGAGACGCTGCACAAAGACGAGAACCTCATCAGCACGCTCGTCTCCCGCAAGTAGATGCCCCACCAGTGTACTTCCTGCGGGCGGACGTTCCCCGACGGATCCAAGGAGATGCTCTCGGGGTGTCCCGACTGCGGCGGGAACAAGTTCCAGTTCAAACCCGCCGGCGCGACCGAGGAGCCGACCGCGGGCGACGACGCCGGCTCCCCCGGTGCGTCCGCCGACCCGCCGCCCTCGACCCCCGAGGACCCGACGGGGCCGACGGCGGACGAAGGCACCTCCGACGGGCCCGCGACCGACCCGACGCCGGACGAGCGCGCAGCCGACCCCTCGCCCAGCGAGCCCGCGGACGCGACGCGGCCCGACCCCGCCGCGAGCGCCGACCGCTCCTCGGAGACCGACGGCACCGAACAGATCGCCGACCGGAGCGACGAGGACACCGCGCAGGCGAGCGCGCGCTCGGAGGTGGTCTCGCCCGACGAACTCGACCGCGCGAGCCGCGAGGTCGAGAACACCGAGGACCCGTCACCCGCAGAGGGGGAACAGCCCGGCATCGACGCCCTCCGCGACGAGCTCAACGACCAGTTCGAGAGCATCCGCATCGTCAGCCCCGGGCAGTACGAGCTGAACCTGATGGAGCTGTACGACAGACAGGAGTACATCATCTCCCTTCAGGAGGACGGCCGGTACGTTATCGAGATGCCCGACGCGTGGGGCATTCAAGACGAGTGACCGTTTCGGCCGTCCCCCGTCTCAGTCCGTGACTACCCACGATTCGGCCGGCGTGCCGCTTCGGGCGACCCTTGTCGAAGAGGATACTGTTATCCGGCTTCCTCCGCTACGGAGTCGCATGTTTACCGATCGCTTCCGCCGACCCGGCCGGGATTCCGGCCTCGACTCGGCCCGTTCCGACTCGCTCGCTCGCCCCCGACCGCCGACCGGCTCCCGACCGCTTCGGGCCCCCGACGAGGTATCCGCATGCGCGTGATCGCGAAGTTCGGCGGCACGAGCCTCGGCAGCGGCGACCGGATCGAGCGCGCGGCCGACTCGGTCGCGAGCGCCGTCGCGGCCGGTCACGAGATCGCGGTCGTCGCCAGCGCGATGGGGTCGACCACCGACGAACTCCTCGACGACATCACCTTCGAGACGGACGACGCCGACCGGGCGGAGATCGTCTCGATGGGCGAGCGCACCAGCGTCAGGATGCTGAAGGCCGCCCTCTCGGTCCGGGACGTCGAGGCCGTCTTCCTCGAACCGGGCCACCCCGACTGGCCCGTCATCACGGACGAGCGCGGCGAGGTCGACGTCGCGGAGACGAAGCGGCGGGCCCGAGAGATCGCCGAGCGGCTCGACGGCGTCGTCCCGATCATCACCGGGTTCCTCGCCGAGGACCACGACGGCAACGTCACCACGCTCGGCCGCGGCGGGTCGGACACGACCGCGGTCATGCTCGGCAACTACATGGACGCCGACGAGGTCGTTATCGTCACCGACGTGGAGGGCGTGATGACCGGCGACCCGCGGGTGGTCGAGGGCGCGCGCAACGTCGGCCAGATCACGGTCGACGAGCTGCGGAACCTCTCGTTCCGCGGCGCGGAGGTGGTCGCGCCGTCCGCGCTCTCGTACAAGGACGAGGGGTTGGACGTGCGGGTCGTCCACTACCAGCACGGCGACCTGCTCCGGGGCGGGACCCGGATCGAGGGCGAGTTCGAGAGCCTGATCGACATGCGCGAGGAGCCGCTCGCGTGCCTCACCATCGCGGGCCGCGCGATCCGGAACCGGCCGGGGATCCTCTCGGAGCTGTCCAACGCGCTCCGCGCCGAGGAGATCAACATCGACGCGGTCGCCTCCGGGATGGACTCGGTCACCTTCTACGTCGACGTCGACGTCGCCGAGACCGCCGAGGCGCTGCTCCACGAGTCGGTCGTCACCGACGAGGCGCTCTCCTCGGTCACCGTCGCCGACCCCATCGCGGTGATCCGCGTCACGGGCGGCGAGCTGCCGAACCAGTCGGGGGTCATCCAGGAGATCATCTCGCCCATCGCGGACGCCGGCATCAACATCATCGACCTGATCACGAGCGCGACCTCCGTCGCGGTGTTCGTCGACTGGGACGACCGCGAGCAGGCGCTCGAAATCGTTCAAGAGCGGTTCGACTGAGGCGACGGACCGTCCCGGTCTCGGCCGCTCACTCGCTTTCGCCCGGGTCGAACCGGTACCGCGTCGTCGACGCGCCGTCGATCCGCGGCCCGGAACCGATCGCCTCGAACCCGAGCGACGCGGCCGCCTTGCTCGCGGTTCCGTCGGTCGGGAGCACGGCCTCCACCGACATCCCCTCGCGGGTCGCGAACCCCACCGGCTCCTCGAACAACCGCCCGACAGCGTCGGGGGTCCCGTCGACGTTCGTCACGTGGACGACGCCGTCGCGCACGTCGAACGCGACGAACCCGGCCACCGCGTCGGCGGGGGTGTCCGCCCCGTCGTCGCGCTCGGCCGGCTCCTCCTCCGTCGTCGCGACGCGGACCGACCGGTCGTGGATCATGTCGCGGACGACGCCGCTCGGCCGCCCCGTCATCGACGCCACGGCCGTCGCGTCGGCCTCGACCGCGTCACGGACTCGCATACCATGGGACTCTCGCCCGGCGACATAAAGTCGCTGCCGCGCGGCCGGCGGCGACCGGTTGATTTTAACGACCGGCGGACCCAGAGACGCGCATGTCCAAGTCAACGAAGATCGTGGTCGGAACGGTCGGCGTCTCGGCCGTCCTCTCGGTGCTCATCATCCTCTCGTACGTCTTCGGCTGATGTTCTCGGCCCGGGCACTCGACGACGACCTCGCCGCGGTCCGCGACCGGTACGCGGCGGGGTCGCCCGTCCTCGACGTCGATTCGGACTTCGAGACGCTCCCGCCGGCCGCGGCGGAGGACCTCGGCGTCTTCGTCGACGCGCTCGACCCCGCGTCGTACCCCGCCGAGTGGCTCCCCGAGGCGGTCCCGGACCTGCTCCGGAAACACGCGGGGCCGGCGTTCACCGTCGGCCTCCCGGTCGACGGCACGGTCGTTCGGACAACCCAGACCGACCCGCCCGCCGTGCTCGTCAAGCGGCGCGCGGAGGGGACGCCCGACGACTTCCTCGCGTTCCTGATCGCCGAGCGGCTGGTCCGGATCGGCTGCGAGCCGGCCCCCGGAGCCGTCGGCGGCGACATCGGATCGACCGCCGGCGACGCGCCGCGCCTCCCCGAGACGTTCCTCCCCTTCTTCGGCGAGCGCTACCGCGACCTCGACGCGGCGATCCGCCACCCCGACCCGGAGACGGGGGCGTCGACGACCGGGTTCGGCCCGGCCGATGTCTTCCAGGTCGCGAACGCGCTGTTCGACGCGTGGGTCGGCCTCCACACCCGCGAGGAGTTCGCGTCGTGGGAGGGAGAGTTCCCTCGCCTGTTCGACGCGTGGGTCGACGCGGGCGAGCGGCTCTCCGGTCGGCTCGGCGACCTCTCGGGCGAGGTCGCCCGCGGCGACACCGACTTCCCGAGCGCGACGGAGTACGCCTGCTCGGCGGTCAGACACGACCTCGACCTCCCGGCCCCGTACGGCGCGCTCGACACGGCCGCCTACCGGGACCGCGGGGCGGCCTACGCCGTCGCGTGGGCGGAGAAGACGTTCGCGGCGCTCGTCGACGAAGCGGAGTGACGCGACGGGCGGGGCGCTCGGCGGAACCCCCGTTCAGAGCTCGACGGTGACGTTGCCCTCGCCGTCGAGGTCGATGACGCCGTCGAACAGCTCGCGGAACCGGTCGAGCGTCGCGACCTCGTGGACCTCCTCGGAGAGGTGGAAGATGCCGACCGCGTCGTGTGTATCGAGGAGGTCGAGGATCTCGGCCGCCGCCTCGTACACCGCGTCGTCGTCGGCATAGTAGGCCATCTCGGTGAGCGAGTCGACGGAGACGCGTCGCTTCCCCTCGTTCTCGGTGAGGAAGCGCTCCACGCGGTCGACGACGCCGTCGAGGTCGTCGGGCGCGGAGACGTAGTACACGTCGTCGGCGGTGCGGCGCGAGTAGCCGCGCTCGACCGAGAGCGTGTCGAGGATGGTCGCCTTCGTCTCGTCGACGTCGTAGTACTCCAGCTTCTGCTCGACCTCGCGCGCGGTGGTTCGGGTCGAGACGACGAGGAACGCGTCGGTGTCGGTCTTCAGGAAGTCCGTGTCGATCCGGTCCGTCTCGCCGATGCTCGGGTGGACGAGCAGGAGTCCGGTCCCGCCCGGTATCGTTTCCGGCCCGTTCTCGACGGCGAGGGAGTAGTCCATGGGATCGGCACTCGCCGGATCGACTTAACGGTGCGGGCCGGAGGGGGCCGAGACCGTCGGACGCGGCCGGGTCGCCGGATCGGGGTCGGTGACCTCCGGGCCCGATCGCCCGTCTGCGCTCGGTCGCCCGTCTGCGCTCGGTCGTTCGTCTGCGCTCGGTCGTTCGTCCGCGTTCGGTCGTTCGTCCGCACTCGACCGCCCTTACCGCCCCCTCCGTTTCATCTGGAGATCGTGACACGCGGGCGTCCGCCGACCGACGGGCCGGTCCGACCGGCGGACGCGGCGGCCGGTTTTTTTGCCCCGCCCGCCCTCGGTGCGGTCGATGCCCGGTCACGACTCCGCGCGCGAGATCTACCGGCAGGCGCTCCCGGTCATCGGGGTCAGCCTGATCGCCGGCCTGTTCGCGGGGACGGTCCTCGGCTCCGAGACCATGCGCGCGAACATCGCCGAAGTCCCCGGGCTCCTCCTGCTGCTGCCGGCGTTCCTCGCCACGCGCGGCGGCGTGTACGGCTCGCTCGGGGCTCGGCTCTCGACGGGGCTTCACCAGGGGATCATCGAGCCGCGGTTCCGGCTGGACCGCCGGCTCACGAACGCGATCGTCGCCTCCTTCCTCAACGGGATGACCGTCTCGGTGTTCATCGCGGTCGTCACCTACCTCACCCTCGTCCTGTTCGGCGACGGCGGGAGCCTCTTTCAGCTGGTCGGCGTGATGGTCGTCGCCGGCCTCCTCTCCGCCGTCCTCATGATCACGGTGTTGATCGTCGTCATCTTCGTCGGATACCGCCGGGGACTCGACCCCGACAACGTCATCGGCCCGGTCGTCACGACCCTCGGCGACGTGTTCGGGGTGTTCTTCCTCCTCGTCGGGGTGGCCGCGGTGAGGGCGGTGTCGTGACCGACCCGAGCCCCACGGCGATCGACGAGTGGTCTATCCGCCGGATCGTCCGGACGATGATCCCGCTTCTGGCCGCGCTGTCGGTGCTCCAGCTCGTCTCCGGGACCGTCCTGGAGACCTACGAGGAGGTCCTGTTGCGGTATCCGGCGCTTCTGGTGCTGGTGCCGGTTCAGATCGGGACGGCCGGCAACCTCGCGTCGATCACCTGCTCGCGGCTCACCACGCAGCTGTATCTCGGGACCTACGAGTTCAGTCCCTCGAACCCCGCGCTCCGGGCGAACGCGGTCGCGGTGTTCGGGCTCGCGGCGACCGTCTTCGGCGCGGTCGGCGTCGCCGCGTGGGCCATCGGCGTCGCGCTCGGCGGGTCGCTCGCGCTCGGGCTGGTACTGCTGATCTCGCTCGTCTCCGGCATGCTGCTCGCGGTCCTCGTCGTCGTCGCCAGCGTCGTCGCGGTCGAGGTGTCGTACCGCGTCGGTCTCAACCCCGACGACACGACGATCCCGGTGGTGACGAACCTCTGTGACATCGCCGGCGTGTTGATCCTCTTCGCGGTCGTCTCGGTCGTGTTGTGACGGCCTCGGGGACACCTGGTCCCGATCGGATCCCCTCAGAACACGCTGTCGGCGGTCGCCGCGCCGACGACGCTGAACACCGCGCCCACGGAGACCGCCTTGAGTGTGGTCGCCCACAGCTCTCTCCCGGCGACGCCCTGCTCGATGAGGAACGTATCCGGGGCGTCGAAGAGGACGGCGAGCAGGAGCACGGAGCCGAACGAGACGATCATCAGCGAGACGAACCGCGTGGGGACCCCGGCGATCTCGCTTTCCGCGTCCGGGTCGCGGTCGGTGTCCGCCCGGTACAGCGCGGCGTACCCGATCGCGGCGACGATCAGGGCGGTCACCACGCCCTGGCTCCAGTGCATCCCCGCGGCCAACACCCACACCTCCTCGGTGACGACGAACGGCCCCGCGAGCAGGAACCCCCCGACCGCCTGCTGGGCGGAGTCCGCCAGCCGGAACTTCGGTCGGCGGAGCGACTTCGGCCGCTTCATGTCCGCGACCGATGAGAGGGGCCGGTAAAACACCGCCGCTTTTCACCGTCCTCCGCGTCGCCTGCGACATGAGCGTTCGCGAGGAGTTCGACGAGTGGGCGGCGACCGGAAAGGACCGCGGGATGGAGGACCGGCACTGGCACACCGCGAAACACGTTCTGGCGCGGATGCCGGTCGAGGCCGGCGACGACGTGTTGGACCTCGGGACCGGCTCCGGCTACGCCCTTCGCGCGCTCCGCGAGCGGGGGATCGGCCGCGGGTACGGGCTCGACGGCGCGCCGGAGATGGCCCGGAACGCCCGCGGGTACACCGACGACGACGCGGTCGGGTTCGTGGTCGGCGACTTCGACGACCTCCCCCTCGCCGACGACTCGCTCGACCACGTGTTCTCGATGGAGGCGTTCTACTACGCGGCCGACCCGGTCAACACGCTCCGGGAGGTCCGCAGGGTGTTGCGGCCGGGCGGCACCTTCTACTGCGCGGTGAACTACTTCGCGGAGAGCGAGACGACCCACGCGTGGCAGGAGAACATCTCGGTCGACATGACGCTGTGGAGCCGCGACGAGTACCGCGAGGCGTTCCGCGAGGCCGGCCTGTACGTCGCCGAGCA
This genomic stretch from Halorubrum hochsteinianum harbors:
- a CDS encoding OapC/ArvC family zinc-ribbon domain-containing protein codes for the protein MPHQCTSCGRTFPDGSKEMLSGCPDCGGNKFQFKPAGATEEPTAGDDAGSPGASADPPPSTPEDPTGPTADEGTSDGPATDPTPDERAADPSPSEPADATRPDPAASADRSSETDGTEQIADRSDEDTAQASARSEVVSPDELDRASREVENTEDPSPAEGEQPGIDALRDELNDQFESIRIVSPGQYELNLMELYDRQEYIISLQEDGRYVIEMPDAWGIQDE
- a CDS encoding class I SAM-dependent methyltransferase, with product MSVREEFDEWAATGKDRGMEDRHWHTAKHVLARMPVEAGDDVLDLGTGSGYALRALRERGIGRGYGLDGAPEMARNARGYTDDDAVGFVVGDFDDLPLADDSLDHVFSMEAFYYAADPVNTLREVRRVLRPGGTFYCAVNYFAESETTHAWQENISVDMTLWSRDEYREAFREAGLYVAEQDAIPDREVEIPDEGDFPTEDYETREAMVDRYRTWGTLLTVGVAP
- a CDS encoding WD40/YVTN/BNR-like repeat-containing protein, whose translation is MTLLIGTDFGLYRTDDVPFERDDLDPVLDCGVVTAVKSWDHTEGVFVASSEGAYRSLDGGETWTDLDVPLGDRFWHAGQSEVWSILATADGALYAGTNDPYVFRSVDGGETWTEQKGFRELPSRGHWESPIDPHYARLRALEAVPGRPETLIAGVEAGGIHVSRDGGRTWTDHRDAIVDDVHQVLPISEDVWLAATGYLDHDLENLGLGHAVGEGGLWRTTDAGESWDRLDVGSDFSYIRRVFVHDGRVIFCGGEEAPPAWVNDDHEVALFESTNFGRDFERVSFPGEPHEIIETWAVHDGDVVCGSGLFDVPDERDDVEGRIMRRLDGDGDEGPTYETVGRVDANVSRIEVV
- a CDS encoding Era-like GTP-binding protein, translating into MGLLTNLRDSISRVTDGLFAADEPKRIGIYGPPNAGKTTLANRIARDWTGDAVGPESHIPHETRRARRKEGVEIERNGRTVTIDIVDTPGVTTKVDYKEFLDHDMEKDDAVRRSREATEGVAEAMHWLREDVDGVIYVLDSTTDPFTQVNTMLIGIIESQDLPALILANKTDLPGADVQQIANAFPQHETIPLSALEGDNMDEVYTKIAEYFG
- a CDS encoding DUF7089 family protein, with protein sequence MFSARALDDDLAAVRDRYAAGSPVLDVDSDFETLPPAAAEDLGVFVDALDPASYPAEWLPEAVPDLLRKHAGPAFTVGLPVDGTVVRTTQTDPPAVLVKRRAEGTPDDFLAFLIAERLVRIGCEPAPGAVGGDIGSTAGDAPRLPETFLPFFGERYRDLDAAIRHPDPETGASTTGFGPADVFQVANALFDAWVGLHTREEFASWEGEFPRLFDAWVDAGERLSGRLGDLSGEVARGDTDFPSATEYACSAVRHDLDLPAPYGALDTAAYRDRGAAYAVAWAEKTFAALVDEAE
- a CDS encoding DoxX family protein; translation: MADESPPSDESASESAADDAGRDAPSLLGRSLYGGVLAYMAYDGFKSNDKRVAVAEEKGVPMPDHLVPFVTGMLFVANLGIVLWRLPRAAAGALVVFFLGTTPAIHDFWTMEGKERQGNKINFLKNLALLGGAIVFLDAASGRDGEAGSDEAGSDEAGSDEAGGEDADGE
- a CDS encoding magnesium transporter; its protein translation is MPGHDSAREIYRQALPVIGVSLIAGLFAGTVLGSETMRANIAEVPGLLLLLPAFLATRGGVYGSLGARLSTGLHQGIIEPRFRLDRRLTNAIVASFLNGMTVSVFIAVVTYLTLVLFGDGGSLFQLVGVMVVAGLLSAVLMITVLIVVIFVGYRRGLDPDNVIGPVVTTLGDVFGVFFLLVGVAAVRAVS
- a CDS encoding DUF7090 family protein is translated as MDYSLAVENGPETIPGGTGLLLVHPSIGETDRIDTDFLKTDTDAFLVVSTRTTAREVEQKLEYYDVDETKATILDTLSVERGYSRRTADDVYYVSAPDDLDGVVDRVERFLTENEGKRRVSVDSLTEMAYYADDDAVYEAAAEILDLLDTHDAVGIFHLSEEVHEVATLDRFRELFDGVIDLDGEGNVTVEL
- a CDS encoding aspartate kinase, translating into MRVIAKFGGTSLGSGDRIERAADSVASAVAAGHEIAVVASAMGSTTDELLDDITFETDDADRAEIVSMGERTSVRMLKAALSVRDVEAVFLEPGHPDWPVITDERGEVDVAETKRRAREIAERLDGVVPIITGFLAEDHDGNVTTLGRGGSDTTAVMLGNYMDADEVVIVTDVEGVMTGDPRVVEGARNVGQITVDELRNLSFRGAEVVAPSALSYKDEGLDVRVVHYQHGDLLRGGTRIEGEFESLIDMREEPLACLTIAGRAIRNRPGILSELSNALRAEEINIDAVASGMDSVTFYVDVDVAETAEALLHESVVTDEALSSVTVADPIAVIRVTGGELPNQSGVIQEIISPIADAGINIIDLITSATSVAVFVDWDDREQALEIVQERFD
- a CDS encoding magnesium transporter, which produces MTDPSPTAIDEWSIRRIVRTMIPLLAALSVLQLVSGTVLETYEEVLLRYPALLVLVPVQIGTAGNLASITCSRLTTQLYLGTYEFSPSNPALRANAVAVFGLAATVFGAVGVAAWAIGVALGGSLALGLVLLISLVSGMLLAVLVVVASVVAVEVSYRVGLNPDDTTIPVVTNLCDIAGVLILFAVVSVVL
- a CDS encoding DUF2391 family protein, with product MKRPKSLRRPKFRLADSAQQAVGGFLLAGPFVVTEEVWVLAAGMHWSQGVVTALIVAAIGYAALYRADTDRDPDAESEIAGVPTRFVSLMIVSFGSVLLLAVLFDAPDTFLIEQGVAGRELWATTLKAVSVGAVFSVVGAATADSVF
- a CDS encoding DUF2073 domain-containing protein, whose translation is MPGPKANVDAADDDPDDSGDGVRIDMISGARMEGLTSMEKIRLILDGVRDGNIVILEEGLSPDEESKLIEVTMTEISPDDFTGIEIETYPKAEAGDQSFLDKLMGRESTQKLTVIGPANRIETLHKDENLISTLVSRK